A region from the Diadema setosum chromosome 13, eeDiaSeto1, whole genome shotgun sequence genome encodes:
- the LOC140236683 gene encoding uncharacterized protein, with the protein MWPRRSLRLFDRHHCPARRIFTVVGILVITNTAFHWAMVEDVNSRSSHDRGGGATLDSGTANSRRDKAALFRDRVASINKWYEDLNERYQEGKGVAIHLANDPRGDEEREPLITYITRKPSNRRPLGETPSRREGVTSDSAGQEHFDRKINGNMTRKKTLYKAGAQNRSGVLKRTGANRQQIDALRESVRVRKQEIKTGRLEMREIVLPFLRESKPKLRSAPDLNAQGGRINGEHVAKLERTLRAVMGRPIIEVYSDQKIRFYSQPSWLDSRDVEAMNALAGSWILGRRQVENSTTISHVSHNNHLALVSNAEIERLASYAGEKSDLSAECELARTSTCQPAWCRADLGLVVAFHLDRVIGLNVTPPTVARELRVGTGHPTAPRHVMGSREVQNASSQIAADRLVRTVALGVTSARPGGINWNPTELEDRDNKPLTRATSTNLEVPPDRVEKLSIFCFLLKISDCETNVLVWDGNSGNTRRPQRSQGFNQGNAVFPCAEAEGSPVQIFREAGNYDDADDRQIERLKRISRENLVFLHSGLVRQRLLQSLFIDKVFWTEAGGRRGIEDALNVIDRRIKELVTLIARRPMRTYS; encoded by the exons ATGTGGCCTCGACGCTCGCTTCGTCTCTTCGACCGTCACCATTGTCCCGCTCGACGGATCTTCACCGTCGTCGGAATCCTGGTCATCACCAACACCGCCTTTCACTGGGCCATGGTCGAGGACGTCAACTCGCGATCGAGCCATGATCGTGGCGGTGGTGCCACCCTGGATTCAGGGACTGCGAACAGCCGCCGAGATAAGGCAGCGTTATTCCGCGATCGCGTGGCCAGCATCAACAAATGGTACGAAGACTTGAATGAGCGATACCAGGAGGGGAAGGGCGTGGCCATTCATTTGGCAAATGACCCGAGGGGCGATGAAGAGAGGGAACCACTGATTACCTACATCACACGGAAGCCTTCGAACAGGAGGCCTCTTGGTGAGACGCCAAGCAGACGGGAGGGGGTTACCAGTGACTCAGCAGGGCAAGAACATTTcgatagaaaaataaatggaaacaTGACGCGAAAGAAAACTCTGTACAAGGCAGGTGCGCAAAATAGGAGTGGTGTGCTGAAGAGGACTGGTGCTAATCGCCAACAAATTGATGCTTTAAGAGAAAGCGTTCGCGTGAGAAAACAAGAGATTAAGACCGGACGCTTGGAAATGCGGGAAATTGTTCTTCCGTTCTTGCGAGAATCGAAACCTAAATTGCGTTCCGCTCCCGACTTGAATGCACAAGGCGGCAGAATTAACGGTGAGCATGTCGCGAAATTAGAGCGCACTTTGAGAGCTGTGATGGGTCGCCCTATTATTGAGGTTTATTCGGATCAGAAGATTCGTTTCTACAGCCAGCCGAGCTGGCTTGACAGTCGGGATGTAGAAGCCATGAACGCCTTGGCAGGTTCGTGGATTTTGGGCAGGCGACAGGTTGAGAATTCGACAACCATAAGCCATGTCAGCCACAATAATCATCTCGCCCTGGTGTCGAATGCTGAAATCGAGCGTCTGGCCAGTTACGCTGGCGAGAAATCTGATCTGAGCGCGGAATGCGAGCTTGCCAGGACGTCGACTTGTCAACCGGCATGGTGCCGCGCCGATCTCGGGCTGGTTGTGGCATTCCATTTGGACCGGGTAATTGGCTTGAACGTCACTCCACCGACGGTTGCCCGCGAGCTTCGGGTTGGGACAGGGCACCCAACCGCGCCGCGACATGTCATGGGATCGCGGGAGGTGCAGAATGCGAGTTCACAGATCGCAGCAGATCGACTGGTACGAACCGTCGCGCTGGGCGTGACGTCAGCTCGACCTGGAGGCATAAACTGGAACCCCACTGAGCTGGAAGACCGTGATAACAAGCCATTGACTCGGGCGACATCGACAAATTTGGAAGTCCCTCCGGATAGAGTCGAGAAGCTGTCcatcttttgttttctgttaaAG ATCTCAGACTGTGAGACGAATGTGCTAGTATGGGACGGGAACTCCGGCAATACGCGGCGCCCTCAACGTTCACAGGGGTTTAATCAGGGAAACGCAGTGTTTCCCTGTGCGGAAGCGGAAGGTTCGCCGGTGCAAATCTTCCGCGAGGCTGGTAACTATGACGATGCAGACGATCGCCAGATAGAGAGATTGAAAAG AATTTCCCGCGAAAACCTCGTCTTCCTACATTCTGGCCTGGTGAGACAACGTCTGCTCCAGTCGCTGTTCATCGACAAAGTCTTCTGGACAGAGGCGGGTGGGCGCCGAGGAATAGAGGACGCCCTCAATGTCATAGACAGGCGAATCAAAGAATTGGTCACGTTGATAGCTAGGCGACCGATGAGGACCTATTCATga